The following coding sequences are from one Nicotiana tomentosiformis chromosome 3, ASM39032v3, whole genome shotgun sequence window:
- the LOC138907624 gene encoding uncharacterized protein, translating to MAPIQLKELKEHLQELLDKGFIRPTVLPWGVLVLFVQKKDVTIRMCIDYMQLNKVTIKKKYPLPRIDDLLDQLQGAREGRVISYALRQLKPHEKNYHVHDLELTVIVHALKIWRHYLYGVSCEVFTDHRSLQHLFKQKDLNLRQRRCLELLKDYDITILYHLGKANIVADALIRKVESMGSPAYLSVMERPLVLDVQALANRFVRLDISEPSRVLACVVSRSSLFECIKARQYNDPHLLVMKDTVQHGDAKEVNIRDDGFIPLAEFAYNNSLQSSIQIDPYEALYGRRYRSPVGWFDPGGARLLGTDLVCDALEKAKLIQESFHASQSRKKSYAGRKVRDVAYIVGEKTLPRFPPMKGVMRFGKKVKLIPQYICPFEVLERVREVAYKLALPPSLSGAQLVFYISMLRKCYGDPSHVWISARYN from the exons ATGGCACCTATacagttgaaggagttgaaggaacactTGCAGGaactacttgataagggcttcatcaggcctaCTGTGTTGCCGTGGGGTGTGCTGGTTCTCTTTGTGCAGAAGAAGGATGTTActataaggatgtgtattgactacatgcaactgaataaagttacaattaagaaaaagtacccactaccgcgcattgatgacttattagatcagcttcaaggtgccaga gagggtagagttatTTCTTATGCTTTGCGTCAAttaaagccccatgagaagaactaccatgtacatgatttggagttgacagtcattgttcatgcattgaagatttggaggcactatctctacggcgtgtcttgtgaggtgttcacaGATCATAGAAGCCTACAacacttattcaagcaaaaggatctgaacttgagaCAACGGAGGTGTTTAGaactactaaaggactatgatattaccattctttatcacCTGGGAAAAGCCAATATAGTAGCTGATGCCTTGATTAGGAAGGTCGAGAGTATGGGGAGTCCTGCTTATCTTTCAGTTATGGAGAGGCCTTTAGTattggatgttcaagctttggccaatcggttcgtgaggttggatatatCGGAGCCCAGTAGAGtccttgcttgtgttgtatcacggtcttctttgtttgagtgcattaAGGCGCGTCAGTATaacgatccccatttgcttgtcatGAAGGACACagtgcaacacggtgatgctaaagaggttaatattagagatgatggg TTTATTCcattagcagagtttgcctacaacaacagcctCCAGTCGAGTATCCAAATagatccttatgaggccttatatgggaggagatatcgttctccggttggttggtttgatcctgggggggctaggttgttgggcactgatttggtctgtgatgctttggagaaggcaaAGTTAATCCAGGAGAGTTTTCATGCATcacagtccaggaagaagagttatgctggcaggaaggttcgtgatgttgcatatatcgTGGGTGAGAAGACTCTTCCTAGATTtccgcccatgaagggtgtgatgaggttcggaaagaaggtcaagttgatccctCAGTATATttgcccttttgaggtgcttgaaagggttagagaggtggcctacaaacttgccttgccacctagtctatcgggagctCAACTAGTGTTTTATATTTCGATGCTCCGAAAGTGTTATGGTGATCCATCACAtgtttggatttcagcacggtacAACTAG